CGATTATGCCGCCTGTGTCGAAATCAGTACAGCTGCTGCCCAACGTGAGATGATCCTGCCTGCGATGCTGGGATTACTTTCACCGGTTGCCGTTGGGGTCATTCTGGGAGTTCCCGGCGTAGTCGGCCTCCTGGTAGGTGCCTTGACGAGTGGGTTTGCAGTTGCCATTATGATGGCTAATGCCGGTGGTGCCTGGGACAATGCTAAGAAATACATTGAAGCGGGTGCTCATGGCGGCAAAGGAACTGATGCGCACAAAGCCACAGTAGTTGGTGATACCGTTGGTGATCCATTCAAAGACACGAGTGGACCGAGCCTGAACATTCTGATCAAATTGATGAGTATGGTTTCTGTTGTCATAGCCGGATTTATTATTCAATACGCATTAGAGCTATTTTAAGTATTTGAAACAGGCTAAAGGTCACGAAAATCAACACTGAACCTTCTCAACAACCCGATTCTATTGAAAGTGCGTCCAGTCTGGAACGTGCCTGTCTCTGTGCCAGGATTTGTGATCAATTTAAGGGCAAAGATACCGTTGTGCTCGATGTGGCTAAGATCACGCCTTTATTTGATTACTTCATAATCACAACTGCCTCAAACATGAGACAGAGCAACGCGATCGCGGAAGAGATTCGCGTATTAATGAAGCGCGATAGTACGCACCGTCGCAATATCGAAGGCAAGGACAGTGAATGGATTCTAGGCGATTACGGAGACATCGTACTGCATATTTTCACAGAAGAAACTCGTGAATTATACGACCTGGAACGCCTTTGGGCCGATGCCACCAAGGTTGACTGGCAGTCCCATAACGCTGATAAAGCGGATTCCGTCTGACATCGGACAGAAGAGACCGCTGTTTCTACCATTCTCCGCGCCCAGCGTGTATTCTGGGCGTCATCTATTGGATTGCCACATACATTTTCCATTAAAGAGAGAGATCAGGGTCTCACTACTGGAATGATCAAATGAATATTCTCGCTGAACTCAGAAAACGATTTGAACCCGTTCTGGCTGAATGGACAGAAGATCCGTCTTCAGTCATTGAAATGCTCAAAGCATCTCAGGATGCCAAATTTGGCGACTACCAGGCCAACTTCGCGATGCCTTTAGCAAACCGGATCAAGGGAACCAGCCCGCGAGATCTGGCAGCCCAGATCGTGGAAAAAGTGGATCTATCTGATCTCTGCGAGCCCCTGGAAGTTGCTGGTCCCGGGTTTATCAATATCAAACTGAAACAAGACTGCCTGGAAGCACAGACACAGCAGCTTGTCACGGATGACCGACTGGGAGTCTCCGTTACAGAAACTCCACAAAAGGTCGTGGTCGACTTCTCGGCCCCCAACGTGGCCAAGCCGATGCATGTCGGCCACCTGAGAAGCACCGTCATCGGGGACGCCAACTACCGAATCCTGAAGTTTCTGGGCCACGATGTGGTCGGCGACAATCACATCGGCGACTGGGGCACCCAGTTCGGGATGATCACTTTTGGATACAAGCACTTTCTGAATGAAGCCGCTTTTGAAAAAGAGCCAGTCCATGAACTGGCACGCCTGTATCGACTGGTCAACCAACTCTCTGACTACCATAGTACAAAGCAAGCTGTCCCATTAAGGCAGAACGATCTTGAACAACTGGAAGCCAAGCTGCAAACGCTGGAATCGACAGCCGACCAGACCGATAAAAAAATCCAGAAACAAGAGAAGAAGCTGAAATCCGATATCGCAGTACGAAAATCGGAACTCACCTCGATGCAGGAAAAGCTGACCGCGCTGGAACAGGATGAGGACCTGCACAGCAAAGCGGTCGCCTTCCCCGATATCGCTCGACAGGCCCGCGAAGAAACAGCTAACCTGCACGCCGGCGATGCCGAGAACCTCGCACTCTGGAAACAGTTTCTCCCCGCGTGCCTGGAGGCAATCCAAGTAGTTTATGATCGGCTGGACATCCATTTTGATATGTCGCTGGGGGAAAGTTTTTATCATCCCATGCTGGCTGATGTCGTGGAAGACCTCAAACAAAAAGGACTCGCCAAAGAAAGTCAGGGCGCGATCTGTGTTTTTGTCAAAGGCTTCAAAGCCCCCTTTATCGTTAAGAAGCAGGATGGTGCGTTTACTTACGCGACGACTGACCTGGCGACAATCAAATACCGAGCGGAGGAACTGAAAGCGGATCGCGTGCTGTACGTGGTTGACTCCCGACAGAGCGAGCATTTTCAACTGCTGTTTGCCACTGTGAAAGAGTGGGGCTTCCAGAATCTGGAACTGCAGCACGTGAGCTTTGGATCTGTACTGGGTAAAGATGGAAAGCCACTGAAAACCAGGGCAGGCGATAATGTCGGCCTGGAAAGCCTGCTGGATGAATCGATCCAAAGAGCCTACACAATCATTGCTGAAAATGATGAAGCCAAGCCGGATGGTCCGGAACTGAGTGAAGCAGAACGAAAGCAAATTGCCGAAATCATCGGCTTGGGTGGCATCAAATACGCGGACCTGAAGCACAATCGAGACAGCGATTACATGTTTGACTGGGACAAGATGCTGGCGAATCGAGGCGATACCGCAACCTATATGCAGTATGCGTATGCCCGGGTCTCAGGTATTTTCCGAAAGGGACAGATTGACCGCAAGTCCCTGAGAGCAAATCAGTCAGCCCTGCGTCTGCAGGAAGAGACGGAACGTGCTTTAGCGCTGCAGATCAACCGTTATTCAGAAATTCTGGAGAGCGTCGGGATTGAGGCCCGACCCAATTATCTGACCAACTACCTCTTTGAACTCTCGAATCTCTTCAGCTCATTTTACAACCAGTGCCACGTGCTGAAAGCCGAAGAGGAACAGGTGAAAACCAGCCGACTGCTGCTCTGCGACTTAACGGCACGGGTGATTGAACACGGCTTGTCTCTCTTAGGAATTCGAACCTGCGAGCGAATGTAGTTCGCACCAGCGGTTTGTTTGAACTAGACGTAAAAAAACGCATTCCAGATTGGAATGCGTTTTTTATTGAAGATTACCCGGCAAGGGCTCGAACCTTGACTAGCAGAATCAAAATCTGCTGTGCTACCATTACACTACCGGGTAATGTATTTTCTGTATCTCAGACACAGTAGCTCAGCTCGGGTTCGCCACGGTAGCAGCTTTGAACCCGGCACCGGAGTTTATTGAATCAGGAAAGATCTGGCAAGAGTTCTCTGAGAGAAATTCCGCATCTTTCGGATTCACTAATCGTTACGCAGCTTGAGGTTCATTTCGCCCAGTTTTTCGCGGATTTCGTTGAGCGAGGTCACACCGAAATTACGGCTGGCCAGCAACTCATCCGGACTGCGACGCAGTAGTTCACCAATGGTGCCAATTCCAAGACGCGACATACATTTTCTTGAACGGACAGAAAGTCCCAGATCGGAAATCGGCTTTTCTGTGACCGGGTTATCAGCCAGTTCAGGCGGCAAGGCAGCGTAACCGCCTTCTGTCCCCAGAGCCTCGTGCAGGTTCTGACCGATGTGCAAGCCGAAGGAGGAGAGCATCTCACGAATTTCGTCGAGAGAAGTCTGACCGAAGTTCTTACCGGCTAACAGATCGTTTTCACTGACCCGGGTCAGATCACCCAGCGTATGAATATCCATCGCATGCAGACAGTTGCGGCTACGAACGGAAAGTTCAAAGTCGGTCACAGGACGATCCAGCAATTGTTTCATGCGGGCTTCGTTGCGTGCGGTCTCTTCATCGTAATACATGTTGTCAGCCGCTTCGATGTCTTTGAGGTACATCGCAGCCATTTCGTTGTTCGGATCCGCTTCTAGGATCCGTCGGAAACAAAATGCGGCGGCGGGATAGTTTTCCATGTCCTCATAGAGCAGACCCAGATTCAGGATCGCACCGAGATAAAAGGGAGGACTGGAGAGTGATTGTTCGTAAAGGCGAATCGCGTCTTCATCGTTTCCGCGTGAGGCGTTTTCTCCTGCCAGACGGAAAATCGCTCGTGAATGACGCGGGTCCATGTCGACGGCGCGTTCGAAATATTCGATGGCTCCGTACAGATCGCCTCGGTCCGAGCGGATACATCCCATCTGGAATGAATACTCTGCACGGCCGGCGGCATCTTTGGCGATGGATGAAAGAATCGCTTCTGCTTCGTCCAGTTTTCCTACCAGACGCAGTGTTTCTGCTCTTCTGAGAGAGCATTCAATGGAATCGTAGCCCAGCTTGGCTGCTGCTTCTAACTGTTTATCGGCTTCGTCGTACTGTTTCAAAGCGATTAAAGAAACCGCCTGATAGAAACTGGCGGTTGCATTGTCTTGCACTTTCTCAAGTTGCAAAACTGCATCTTTGTGTTGTCCCAACAAATGCAAAGCGATGCCGGATCTTGCAGTCAGCCCGACAGAAGCCTGACCTTCTTCAATACTTTTGACGAGCGCCTGCACTTCATTGCGTAACTCAGAAACCTGATCAGAGCAGACAATTTCTGACAACTGTTCTACATCCGAGAATCCTACGCCTTCGGAGCTTTGTAATACACCTTTTACGTCAATTAATTCGTCGACACTCACACTATTTTCCTTTATTGCAGCTGGCGCGCAGAGGGAAGCAGACAATAGATTTTATTCACACAAGCTATTGCCAAATTTCATAAACCCGAATCTTACAATCTGTTTAAGCAAACAGCAACCATCAAGGCCTGTTTCGCGTTTTTTCTCGCTGTGGTTATGTACCTTACCCCTCCACAACGCCAGAAACATGTACATTTAATCAGAAAAAGCACCTTTATTGGACAAGTCCCTGGTAACCGCCATCACAGGGAGCACTGGGAATGTGCCGATTTTCCTGAGTGATCTTGCGTTCCGGATAATCCAAGAGAACATTCTGGAGCAGATCCTCGTTCTCTCTGGGATCGAAAGAGCAGGTCGAATACACCAACCGTCCTTCCGGCTTGAGGTGATCAAGTGCCAGATGCAGCAGGTGGCTCTGAATTCCTGTCAATTCCCTGATTGCCGCATCTTCAATCCGCCAACGTGCTTCGGGACGTTTCCCCAGTACGCCGGAATTGGAACAGGGGGCGTCAACCAAAATAGCATCAAAGGGTCCTTCAGGCAGGGTTGTCTCCTGGGGATGAATTAACTGCGTTTGAATGCTGTTCAATCCCAACCGTGATGCGTTCTGTTCAATTTTATCGAGGCGATCGTCGCTGACATCCGTAGCGACAACAGTCCCTCGATCGTACATCAACTCTGCCAGCAACGTGGTCTTGGTTCCGGGAGCCGCACACAAATCCAAAACGGTTTCACCCGGTTGGGGATTAAGCAGGTTCCCGGCAGCGATGGCAGATTCATCTTGAACCGTAAATTTGCCGGCATCAAATCCAACCAGCGATTCCAGTGGAACGATTTCCTCCAGCCTGATCGACTGCGGCTCTGTTCCCAGACTGGCTGGGACGCCTGCCTGTTTCAATTCTTCCAGCAAGTCATCACGGCTTATTTTCAAAACGTTGGCACGTAAATACAATTTATTCCGTTGATTAAACCATTGCGCGATCTGTAGTGTCTGCGCCCACCCAAAACGAGCCAGCCAATCTGTAATGAGTGGCTGTGGGAAACTGAATGCTTTGGAAAGATAACCAGCAGGATTGTCTTTGGGATCGTCGAATAACTCTAATTCAAAGCAACGATAGCGATCCGCACTTAAGGGAATGGTGTTAGCTTGCGGCGTTGTCGCAAGCTCCTCGTTCAGCAGTCTGTCGATGGAGCGTAAAATGGCATTGACCATTTTTTTCCAGCGTACCCGTTTCAGTTTGCCGGCTAATTCCACTGTCTCTGAAACCGCCGCGTGAACAGGAATCTGATCGAGAATCACCAATTGATACACGCCTGTTTGCAACAGCGTCCACAAGGGAGCCTCTACTTTTTCGCGGGGACGCGTCAACTGGCTTTCGATCAATGTATCCAGCGTTAATTGACGTCGAATCACACCAATGCTGATTTCCATTGCCAGCCGCCGATCTTTGGAAGAAAGATCAATCCGACGTTCCCAGCGCTGTAGCGAATCGCTGATAAATTGATTGTTCAGGCGATATTCTTCGAGCAGAAAAAAAGCGAGTTCGCGTGCCGAACGAAAAAATTGTGGCACAGGTATACTTTCAGGCTCGGTCTCAGGGGCAGTGGAAGATGTCTTTTGCTTCCAGACGTTTTTCTTTTTCACAATGGCTGACCACACAACCGTTCCAGGTCATCAAAGAAATGAGGATAGGTCTTCACAGTACAATCGGGATCTGCAATAACAATGCCTGGCACCTTCAAACCAACCAGTGCAAAGCTCATCGCCATCCGATGATCATCATAAGTCTCAATGGTCGCCGGTTGGATTTTCCCCGGATAAATGGTGACGGAATCTTCCGTTTCTTCGACCTGAATACCCATGCGTTTTAATTCGGTGGCAATCGCTGCCAGCCGGTCTGTTTCTTTGTGGCGAATATGCCCCACGTTTCTGATACAGGTCGGTCCTTCTGCAAATAACGCGACGGCGGCTAACGTCTGGGCGGTGTCACTGATATCGTTCATATCCACGTCAATCCCCTTGAGGGGCTTACCTTGAACAGTGATATTGACGCGTCCGCGTTTGATTTCACAGCCCATGTCTTCCAGGACCCGGATAAAATTGATGTCGCCCTGCAATGCATCCTGATTCAAACCATCTACCGTAACCGCCCCGCCAGTAATCGCAGCTGCTGCAAAGAAATAGCTGGCTGCAGAAGCATCGGGTTCGATATCGTAAGCGACCGATCGCTGGTAGGTTTGGGGCTGAATTCTCCAGACTGTCTCTTCGAGCCGATCGATGGTCACGCCGAATTGGGCCATCACACCAAGTGTAATATCCAGGTAAGGCTTAGACACCATTTCATCCAGTATGGTAATGGTGATCGGACTTTGCGCGGCAGGAGCCACCATCAGCAAGGCACTTAAATACTGACTGGAAACACTGCCTGAAATGGCAGTTTCTCCACCCGGCAGTCCATTCGCTTTTACGCGAACCGGCGGACAACCGGTCCCATTTTCACAGGCGACATCGACTCCCAGTCTGCTTAATGCTGCTACCAGATCTTGAATCGGGCGTTGCTGCATGCGTGCATTGCCATCTAATACATATTCTCCCTGCCCGGACGCACACAGCGCTGTTAAAAAACGAATGCTGGTGCCACTGTTTTCCAACCAGAGTGAAGCTGACGATTGCGGAATCGTTCCAGCACAGCCTTCTACCTCGATAGAACATGATTCAGGATCGTGTTTGACGCTAATTCCCAGGCGGTTCAGACTTTCGATCATCACCTGGGTGTCCTGGCTGTCGAGCACACCAGTCAGATGAGTTGTGCCTTGAGCGAGAGCCGCGACGATTAAGGCACG
This window of the Gimesia fumaroli genome carries:
- the rsfS gene encoding ribosome silencing factor is translated as MCDQFKGKDTVVLDVAKITPLFDYFIITTASNMRQSNAIAEEIRVLMKRDSTHRRNIEGKDSEWILGDYGDIVLHIFTEETRELYDLERLWADATKVDWQSHNADKADSV
- the argS gene encoding arginine--tRNA ligase, encoding MNILAELRKRFEPVLAEWTEDPSSVIEMLKASQDAKFGDYQANFAMPLANRIKGTSPRDLAAQIVEKVDLSDLCEPLEVAGPGFINIKLKQDCLEAQTQQLVTDDRLGVSVTETPQKVVVDFSAPNVAKPMHVGHLRSTVIGDANYRILKFLGHDVVGDNHIGDWGTQFGMITFGYKHFLNEAAFEKEPVHELARLYRLVNQLSDYHSTKQAVPLRQNDLEQLEAKLQTLESTADQTDKKIQKQEKKLKSDIAVRKSELTSMQEKLTALEQDEDLHSKAVAFPDIARQAREETANLHAGDAENLALWKQFLPACLEAIQVVYDRLDIHFDMSLGESFYHPMLADVVEDLKQKGLAKESQGAICVFVKGFKAPFIVKKQDGAFTYATTDLATIKYRAEELKADRVLYVVDSRQSEHFQLLFATVKEWGFQNLELQHVSFGSVLGKDGKPLKTRAGDNVGLESLLDESIQRAYTIIAENDEAKPDGPELSEAERKQIAEIIGLGGIKYADLKHNRDSDYMFDWDKMLANRGDTATYMQYAYARVSGIFRKGQIDRKSLRANQSALRLQEETERALALQINRYSEILESVGIEARPNYLTNYLFELSNLFSSFYNQCHVLKAEEEQVKTSRLLLCDLTARVIEHGLSLLGIRTCERM
- a CDS encoding DNA-directed RNA polymerase subunit alpha C-terminal domain-containing protein, which produces MSVDELIDVKGVLQSSEGVGFSDVEQLSEIVCSDQVSELRNEVQALVKSIEEGQASVGLTARSGIALHLLGQHKDAVLQLEKVQDNATASFYQAVSLIALKQYDEADKQLEAAAKLGYDSIECSLRRAETLRLVGKLDEAEAILSSIAKDAAGRAEYSFQMGCIRSDRGDLYGAIEYFERAVDMDPRHSRAIFRLAGENASRGNDEDAIRLYEQSLSSPPFYLGAILNLGLLYEDMENYPAAAFCFRRILEADPNNEMAAMYLKDIEAADNMYYDEETARNEARMKQLLDRPVTDFELSVRSRNCLHAMDIHTLGDLTRVSENDLLAGKNFGQTSLDEIREMLSSFGLHIGQNLHEALGTEGGYAALPPELADNPVTEKPISDLGLSVRSRKCMSRLGIGTIGELLRRSPDELLASRNFGVTSLNEIREKLGEMNLKLRND
- the rsmB gene encoding 16S rRNA (cytosine(967)-C(5))-methyltransferase RsmB, whose protein sequence is MWSAIVKKKNVWKQKTSSTAPETEPESIPVPQFFRSARELAFFLLEEYRLNNQFISDSLQRWERRIDLSSKDRRLAMEISIGVIRRQLTLDTLIESQLTRPREKVEAPLWTLLQTGVYQLVILDQIPVHAAVSETVELAGKLKRVRWKKMVNAILRSIDRLLNEELATTPQANTIPLSADRYRCFELELFDDPKDNPAGYLSKAFSFPQPLITDWLARFGWAQTLQIAQWFNQRNKLYLRANVLKISRDDLLEELKQAGVPASLGTEPQSIRLEEIVPLESLVGFDAGKFTVQDESAIAAGNLLNPQPGETVLDLCAAPGTKTTLLAELMYDRGTVVATDVSDDRLDKIEQNASRLGLNSIQTQLIHPQETTLPEGPFDAILVDAPCSNSGVLGKRPEARWRIEDAAIRELTGIQSHLLHLALDHLKPEGRLVYSTCSFDPRENEDLLQNVLLDYPERKITQENRHIPSAPCDGGYQGLVQ
- the aroA gene encoding 3-phosphoshikimate 1-carboxyvinyltransferase, with translation MSKTYQVKPVSGPVEGTVRPPGSKSITNRALIVAALAQGTTHLTGVLDSQDTQVMIESLNRLGISVKHDPESCSIEVEGCAGTIPQSSASLWLENSGTSIRFLTALCASGQGEYVLDGNARMQQRPIQDLVAALSRLGVDVACENGTGCPPVRVKANGLPGGETAISGSVSSQYLSALLMVAPAAQSPITITILDEMVSKPYLDITLGVMAQFGVTIDRLEETVWRIQPQTYQRSVAYDIEPDASAASYFFAAAAITGGAVTVDGLNQDALQGDINFIRVLEDMGCEIKRGRVNITVQGKPLKGIDVDMNDISDTAQTLAAVALFAEGPTCIRNVGHIRHKETDRLAAIATELKRMGIQVEETEDSVTIYPGKIQPATIETYDDHRMAMSFALVGLKVPGIVIADPDCTVKTYPHFFDDLERLCGQPL